A genomic window from Bacteroidota bacterium includes:
- a CDS encoding sigma-70 family RNA polymerase sigma factor, with the protein MDSVNEEALLEAARKDPKSFRYFYDAHYKDVFLFVYRRTDDEAISADIAQQVFLKALQNLNKYQYRGISFIAWLLRIAANETAQYFRDAKKMRVVNVEQSGIEEICDEDSSTALEQREHVFNALKQLDADALELIEMRYFEKRSFKEISDIKNITENNAKIKVHRILEKIRKFLPVAQ; encoded by the coding sequence TTGGATTCTGTAAATGAAGAAGCATTATTAGAGGCAGCGCGCAAGGACCCAAAATCCTTCCGCTACTTCTATGATGCGCACTACAAAGATGTTTTCCTGTTCGTTTATCGGCGAACTGATGACGAAGCTATATCTGCAGATATCGCACAACAGGTATTTCTTAAAGCATTACAAAATCTGAATAAATATCAATACCGGGGCATCTCATTTATTGCATGGCTGTTGCGCATCGCAGCAAACGAAACAGCACAATATTTCAGAGATGCAAAAAAAATGCGCGTGGTAAATGTCGAACAAAGTGGAATTGAAGAAATATGTGATGAAGACAGCTCCACAGCACTCGAACAACGAGAACATGTTTTTAATGCATTAAAACAACTCGATGCCGATGCACTGGAACTTATTGAAATGCGCTATTTCGAAAAACGTTCGTTCAAAGAAATTAGTGATATCAAAAATATAACTGAAAATAACGCGAAAATAAAAGTCCACCGCATTCTTGAAAAAATAAGAAAATTTTTACCCGTAGCTCAATAA
- a CDS encoding DUF2807 domain-containing protein, producing MRLQFIKLIACSVFIITLGSCGREKWPCIDGVGPVVTETRSVSGFTEISNEMEAVLYITQGPEYSVRIEAQQNILDQVKTALSGSTLEIYSEHCIDKGEPVNVYITLPVLTVLDISGSGSAFTQSNFSGASLNIDISGSGSFTSTDSITVGVLDMDISGSGSLNLMAFVTTASADISGSGSVTLSGSGSTISQDISGSGKMATFGFLVNSAYVEVSGSGNIELNATDLIDGEINGSGDIYYKNSPVINVEISGSGSLIHIP from the coding sequence ATGCGTTTACAATTTATCAAATTAATAGCCTGCTCAGTGTTCATCATAACGCTGGGTTCATGTGGCAGAGAAAAATGGCCTTGCATCGATGGTGTTGGCCCTGTAGTTACCGAAACGCGCTCTGTGAGCGGATTTACAGAAATTTCAAACGAAATGGAAGCCGTATTGTATATCACACAAGGCCCTGAATATTCTGTTCGCATCGAAGCACAACAAAACATTCTCGATCAGGTAAAAACTGCCCTTTCCGGTTCAACACTAGAAATTTACAGCGAACATTGTATCGACAAAGGTGAACCGGTTAATGTATACATTACGCTGCCTGTGCTTACCGTTTTAGATATCAGCGGTTCAGGTTCGGCGTTTACACAAAGTAATTTCAGTGGCGCTTCCCTCAATATCGATATCAGCGGCTCCGGTTCATTTACATCAACCGATTCCATTACTGTTGGTGTGCTCGATATGGACATCAGCGGCTCAGGAAGTTTAAATCTGATGGCTTTTGTTACAACGGCTTCGGCCGATATTTCGGGCTCCGGAAGCGTTACACTTAGTGGAAGCGGCAGCACAATTAGTCAGGATATCAGCGGCTCAGGCAAAATGGCTACCTTCGGGTTTCTGGTTAACAGCGCTTATGTTGAAGTAAGCGGAAGTGGTAACATTGAACTTAACGCCACCGATTTAATTGATGGTGAAATAAATGGCAGCGGTGATATTTATTATAAAAATTCACCGGTCATTAATGTCGAAATTTCCGGAAGCGGTAGTTTAATTCACATCCCATAA
- a CDS encoding T9SS type A sorting domain-containing protein, whose product MLWFFGQKHTLTSCVLLTSYSFEIISATGQVVLFGDWDVVNTSISLIDIPAGIYTARLSFNETLVSITFIKIK is encoded by the coding sequence TTGTTATGGTTTTTTGGTCAAAAACACACGCTAACCTCTTGTGTACTGCTAACATCATATTCATTTGAAATTATTTCCGCCACAGGGCAAGTTGTGCTTTTTGGCGATTGGGATGTAGTTAATACCAGCATTTCACTAATAGATATTCCGGCAGGAATTTATACTGCCCGTCTATCCTTTAATGAAACTTTAGTATCAATAACATTCATCAAAATAAAGTAA
- a CDS encoding T9SS type A sorting domain-containing protein, whose product MKNKKINSKAFNLAGYAALAGSFLALSKETTAQAVYVDINPDTVLTGTPFAENLVIELNGTVLFDFLFGALSGTYYADWCECFQFEQIVNLSGTESKVVYTNYQFTSDQYLVSALEPGVIINADLNFQDNDTKMAYKVIPDWPFYYAFEGGAWLPETIDKYIGIRFTDSLDCMHYGWIRCSVEDNGTKLTVKDYAYETKCDVGIVAGDTIGDTTVPINEINSLDAVVYNFNKVLNIKTDTYDNCTCIINSIQGQQLLQSELSENLTQIDMTTFPAGIYIVRLVHQNSVFVKEVTIH is encoded by the coding sequence TTGAAAAACAAAAAAATAAATTCAAAAGCATTTAACCTTGCAGGTTATGCTGCTTTAGCTGGTAGTTTCCTTGCCCTGAGCAAGGAAACTACTGCTCAGGCTGTGTATGTGGACATTAATCCGGATACAGTTTTAACTGGAACACCTTTCGCAGAAAATTTGGTGATTGAATTAAATGGCACAGTATTATTTGACTTTTTATTTGGTGCCCTGTCAGGAACATACTATGCTGATTGGTGTGAGTGTTTTCAATTTGAACAAATTGTAAACCTTAGTGGGACTGAAAGTAAAGTAGTTTACACTAATTATCAATTTACCAGCGACCAATATTTAGTTTCTGCTTTAGAACCTGGAGTAATTATTAATGCAGATTTGAATTTTCAAGACAATGATACCAAAATGGCCTACAAAGTTATTCCGGACTGGCCATTTTATTACGCCTTTGAAGGTGGAGCCTGGTTGCCTGAAACAATTGATAAATATATAGGCATACGATTTACCGATTCACTCGACTGCATGCATTATGGTTGGATTCGATGTAGTGTTGAAGACAATGGAACAAAACTAACTGTTAAAGATTACGCATACGAGACAAAATGTGATGTCGGTATTGTGGCCGGAGATACAATTGGTGATACTACTGTTCCAATAAATGAAATAAATAGTTTAGATGCTGTGGTATATAATTTTAATAAAGTGCTGAATATAAAAACTGACACCTATGATAACTGCACATGCATAATAAATTCGATTCAAGGTCAACAACTGTTACAGAGCGAATTAAGTGAAAATTTAACGCAAATTGATATGACAACATTTCCTGCTGGCATTTATATTGTCCGGCTTGTGCATCAAAACAGTGTGTTTGTTAAAGAGGTAACGATTCATTAA
- a CDS encoding T9SS type A sorting domain-containing protein yields MKNSFYQNIYIRKATLLFVILCTITLISASFTGDHFPNKFFALHTGFISPVPDSIYEDSTDIYQFYDTSYSYSDGGDSIYVIADSIFNDTTYVDSTIIGGRLGNFGLPGASKFNNINNSTTAKIGLGTMPIICAPLFDGSAPEITNKGLYGINVSGMFDDATCPNDGSATDQWQWLSDLRPEVIRFPHGANGKFMHLLHTVGGAPTDTAVGYGYDLAELIRYFDASDDNTTNLVPGLYGTMAAAIAAISTQTVANLPEWNTWMDPSVAQQFGQFLEKWVVQQTLAVSATDHSNYLTDFIKLIRQIENGNPGHTVKIIVCLNIISESSSECAAIVEFLRSNPLHNCTVVGVELGNECPSDFHWTVMGFAHFSEHVTPPGCNAAFNGSYWSFINGEPYGEPSAQTRLNTFLNPAMQLQDATGHYYNRDFIKAFKYNFLTNCKIGIPAEGTSGDELSPLPFYFGGPGCPRGANEWNTDLMLHKEDEIATIPPGLPKKKYDAVILHIYLDDKQNWGAIANLLNAAPYNPRWDFATYDTRLQSAFNGILFFDPSNPNDVASDSFMGFIKYGHKVAWDDYRTVFNFTPTTPTDKVRKELWMTEYNIKTSVPDEGLQRGVYTNGFTHGFVLQEWFLKNIKVNYASGYKKNFFTYATYQNYAGVGEDLLTAADRPRELYNYLCKNYSPYNLGGGNPNKREYYMKRTSYFVMSLLKEISAKNLKYVRTLYVSPASNLNTMPTMFIDPGNNYLYMYYSNVKSTEQDYIINGENLAGLFSPTPIISFGTASIYSVKGIQLYSCSGSNTLFDPLFNTGYANPTPTDRTCYDPEVLPPYLYPIEIQNTTFSVNSPDCALTPSTLGGCITVPPYSVGYVKIPINKSYKIEAPKIAEENKTIIYPNPANTWFSFYSSLQESETGSTKVELFTLTGNLIQAENTVNNAPINISGIPSGIYLVKIFKNEELVSVQTLIKTN; encoded by the coding sequence ATGAAAAACTCATTTTACCAAAATATATATATACGGAAAGCTACATTGCTTTTCGTCATACTTTGCACGATTACATTAATTTCAGCATCATTTACCGGTGACCATTTTCCAAATAAATTTTTTGCATTACATACCGGATTTATATCTCCTGTTCCTGATTCAATATACGAGGATTCTACTGATATATATCAATTCTATGACACTTCTTATTCTTATTCTGACGGTGGAGATTCAATTTATGTTATTGCCGACTCAATTTTTAATGATACCACATATGTTGATTCCACAATTATTGGTGGCCGATTGGGCAATTTCGGTTTGCCAGGTGCGAGTAAATTTAATAATATTAATAATAGTACAACTGCCAAGATTGGTCTAGGAACTATGCCAATTATCTGCGCACCTTTATTTGATGGAAGTGCACCTGAAATTACAAATAAAGGGCTATACGGAATTAATGTGTCAGGGATGTTTGATGATGCAACATGTCCAAACGATGGTAGTGCTACTGACCAGTGGCAGTGGCTAAGTGATTTGAGGCCTGAAGTAATACGTTTTCCGCATGGCGCAAATGGTAAGTTTATGCATTTATTACATACAGTGGGTGGCGCTCCAACCGATACTGCGGTAGGGTATGGATACGACTTAGCAGAATTGATTCGATATTTTGATGCTTCTGATGACAATACGACTAATCTAGTGCCAGGTCTCTATGGAACTATGGCTGCGGCAATCGCCGCAATTTCAACTCAAACGGTTGCCAATTTACCCGAGTGGAATACTTGGATGGACCCTTCGGTTGCGCAACAATTTGGACAATTTCTAGAGAAATGGGTTGTACAACAGACTCTTGCTGTTAGCGCAACAGACCATAGTAACTACCTGACAGATTTCATTAAATTAATTCGACAAATAGAAAATGGCAACCCGGGACATACCGTTAAAATTATTGTTTGCCTCAACATCATCAGTGAATCTTCAAGTGAGTGTGCGGCTATAGTTGAATTTTTGCGTTCTAATCCGCTTCACAATTGCACAGTAGTTGGAGTTGAACTTGGTAATGAATGCCCTAGCGACTTTCATTGGACCGTAATGGGTTTTGCACACTTTTCAGAACATGTAACTCCTCCTGGATGTAACGCAGCATTTAATGGTTCATATTGGAGTTTTATAAATGGAGAACCGTATGGAGAACCTTCGGCTCAAACAAGGTTAAATACTTTTTTAAATCCTGCAATGCAATTACAAGACGCTACTGGTCATTACTACAATCGAGATTTTATTAAGGCGTTTAAATATAATTTTCTAACAAATTGCAAAATCGGCATACCTGCAGAAGGAACATCAGGCGATGAGTTATCACCGCTACCCTTTTATTTTGGGGGTCCCGGCTGTCCGCGTGGAGCAAATGAATGGAATACAGATCTTATGTTACACAAAGAGGATGAAATCGCAACAATACCACCGGGACTCCCAAAGAAAAAATATGATGCAGTGATCTTGCATATTTATTTGGATGATAAACAAAATTGGGGAGCAATTGCAAATTTATTGAACGCAGCTCCCTATAACCCAAGATGGGATTTTGCAACCTATGACACTAGGTTGCAGTCAGCATTTAACGGAATTTTGTTTTTTGATCCAAGTAATCCAAATGACGTTGCTTCAGATAGTTTTATGGGATTTATTAAATACGGACATAAAGTAGCATGGGACGATTATCGAACTGTGTTTAATTTTACGCCAACCACTCCAACAGATAAAGTGAGAAAGGAATTATGGATGACAGAATACAATATTAAAACATCTGTTCCAGATGAGGGGTTACAACGAGGTGTTTATACCAATGGCTTTACACATGGGTTTGTATTGCAAGAATGGTTTTTGAAAAATATAAAGGTGAATTATGCAAGTGGATATAAGAAGAATTTTTTTACTTATGCCACCTATCAAAACTATGCAGGTGTTGGTGAAGATTTACTAACTGCAGCCGACAGACCACGAGAATTATATAATTACCTTTGCAAAAATTATTCGCCATACAATCTGGGAGGAGGCAACCCAAATAAAAGGGAATATTACATGAAACGAACCAGTTATTTCGTAATGTCTTTACTGAAAGAAATATCTGCGAAGAATTTAAAATATGTAAGAACTTTATATGTATCACCTGCTAGTAACCTCAATACGATGCCTACAATGTTTATCGACCCCGGTAATAATTATCTGTATATGTATTATTCCAATGTCAAATCAACTGAGCAGGATTATATAATCAACGGGGAAAACTTAGCAGGGTTATTTAGTCCAACGCCAATAATTTCATTTGGGACAGCATCTATTTACAGTGTTAAAGGAATTCAGTTATATTCTTGTTCTGGAAGCAATACACTTTTCGATCCATTGTTTAATACTGGTTATGCAAATCCAACTCCAACAGATAGGACATGCTATGATCCAGAAGTACTACCACCTTATTTGTATCCGATAGAAATACAAAATACTACATTTTCTGTAAATTCCCCAGATTGCGCATTAACGCCTTCTACCTTAGGAGGTTGTATTACTGTGCCACCCTATTCAGTTGGATATGTAAAAATACCTATTAATAAAAGTTACAAGATTGAAGCACCAAAAATTGCTGAGGAAAACAAAACAATTATTTACCCAAATCCAGCAAATACTTGGTTCTCATTTTATAGTTCTTTACAAGAAAGCGAAACAGGTTCAACTAAAGTTGAATTATTTACTTTAACTGGCAATTTAATACAAGCTGAAAATACTGTAAATAATGCCCCCATTAACATATCAGGCATCCCCTCAGGGATTTATTTAGTAAAAATATTTAAAAACGAAGAATTAGTATCCGTTCAAACTTTAATAAAAACAAATTGA